CGGGGATCTGTGGAATCTCCGCAGGATTGATCATTCCGGCACCGCCCTACGGCCCGGCCCCGGCATCACCGCCGAGGGGTCCGGTGCGGCGGTGGCGTTGCGTTGCGCGTTGGCGGCCATCTCCAGGTCGCCCTGGACGTAGGCGTTCGTCGCCTGCGCCGCCGCGTTCGTGCACGCCCCGGTGCGGGTGAAGACGAACTCCAGATCCGTTCGGATGGACGCC
Above is a window of Micromonospora yangpuensis DNA encoding:
- a CDS encoding DUF6507 family protein, whose translation is MSAWDISPEGVRGVLNRTHAAAAPFEGQMKSLNSALEGSAVQSSSEIVGKALQGFVASIRTDLEFVFTRTGACTNAAAQATNAYVQGDLEMAANAQRNATAAPDPSAVMPGPGRRAVPE